The Arachis hypogaea cultivar Tifrunner chromosome 14, arahy.Tifrunner.gnm2.J5K5, whole genome shotgun sequence genome has a segment encoding these proteins:
- the LOC112741847 gene encoding probable methyltransferase PMT2 — translation MSFAPRDSHEAQVQFALERGVPAVIGVLGTIKTPYPSAAFDMAHCSRCLIPWGANDGIYTIEVDRALRPGGYWVLLGPPINWKASYRNWQRPKEELEEEQRKIEEVAKLLCWEKKSEEAEIAIWQKTMDTESCRSRQEESGMNFCETTNVNDVWYKKMEACVTRTPKVSGELKPFPERLFATPPRIANGAVPGVSVETFVEDNNKWKRHVNAYKKINSLLDTAYKKIAPTIQDLVVNLTWVQRHKTCTISSHQWR, via the exons ATGTCATTTGCGCCAAGGGACTCTCATGAAGCACAAGTACAGTTTGCTCTTGAAAGAGGTGTACCTGCTGTCATTGGTGTTCTTGGAACCATAAAAACGCCTTATCCTTCTGCGGCCTTCGACATGGCTCATTGTTCTCGTTGCTTAATTCCTTGGGGAGCAAATG ATGGAATTTATACGATTGAAGTAGACCGAGCTCTAAGACCTGGTGGTTATTGGGTGCTTTTGGGACCTCCAATAAACTGGAAGGCAAGTTATAGAAACTGGCAGAGACCTAAGGAGGAACTCGAGGAAGAGCAAAGAAAGATTGAAGAGGTTGCTAAGCTTCTTTGCTGGGAGAAGAAGTCAGAGGAGGCTGAAATTGCCATTTGGCAAAAAACTATGGACACCGAATCATGCCGTAGCAGACAAGAAGAATCTGGCATGAACTTTTGTGAAACAACCAATGTTAATGATGTCTG GTATAAGAAAATGGAGGCCTGTGTTACCCGCACGCCTAAAGTTTCTGGTGAACTCAAGCCATTTCCCGAGAGGCTATTTGCAACCCCTCCTAGAATTGCTAATGGTGCAGTTCCTGGAGTTAGTGTTGAGACATTCGTGGAGGATAACAATAAGTGGAAAAGACATGTAAATGCTTATAAGAAAATTAATAGCCTCCTGGATACTGCTTATAAGAAAATTGCACCTACAATACAAGACCTTGTTGTTAATCTGACATGGGTGCAAAGGCATAAGACTTGTACCATATCCAGTCACCAATGGAGGTGA